The proteins below are encoded in one region of Bacteroides uniformis:
- a CDS encoding hybrid sensor histidine kinase/response regulator transcription factor, with translation MKQLLLFLICNLAFLLTVQGNSAEIPPAVMFKQLSTTEGLSNNSVRSIYRDNRGFLWVGTESGLNKYDGYSFQQYYQNNSDLPDDAISEIFEGPDDNVWIRTSSGYSIYNYKTGKFDNDYKPILDGLQIPSKNILRMGKTSKNEFWAYDYSKLYIRSMDNSSIKAYPLAVEKISNLYIGVQFIYIMYSNGTLYSISKQTSEVKEIAIPTIYRPLLENHEPHIYIDQNESLWVYTFQNSLLLHKNSFTQQWEDISLNNNTHIQYNRVQRILDLGDGNVWILTSHMGLFVYNTLTKSLTNLVHNPLKPHTIASNNLNTIYRDKDGTIYIGNFKHGISYYSPMSQIILCNKSLEYDDILTFCEDTSQEYIYYGTDGTGLIRRSLVTDSYEKIATPANIVVDLSIDSKNRLWIGTFQKGLLCYSKGQIKQYTVSNSQLLENNVYTVKVDKHGYIWIGTMKGYIQRLNPETGQFDTILYRPGEFFVRDMYYDKDSTLYVATKGGLIIIDTETQAYNIYAEAGRFKENNMLTVYKDSRDLLWIGHPHGLSIWNQKNDSIYFLDQKNGLAANLVRAVTEDNNNQMWIGTGNGISRIKITNGTYAIVNYSVSDGLICNDTNVHAILKLQNGNILIGTPQGYQTIIPQDILTTSYDANIYLTGIELKSGMTHPDILNGSSLECAQHLSFTEKENSFTLSFSALDLVETDKIKYAYKIHSNWIYAENNKVNLSMLTAGNYTLSVKACNSQGIWSPNVKELKIKILPPWWRTWWAYTIYSGIVLCILLSIIRNLRLRQKQKQIMQAIEVENERQQKINNMKLQFFANISHELRTPLSLIINPLEEFFVDHPEYRKGILDMVKQNADYLLELINQLLDFRKLDAKAETLKCKHDNILIILSEIFHSFDPIAQKRNISYSLTAPQHSVFMDFDYDKIRKICTNILSNAFKFTPNKGSISLDIAVRGTNLELTFTDTGCGIEDEAKEKIFQRFYQSGKNQSNNGGSGIGLHIVSEYVKMHQGTVCVRDNQPCGSVFLIALPLHQNSNETKNGEPVEGPEIKEESHPFTILLVDDNYDFLKFLSESLARQYHVLKATNGKHALNVLEKEDIDLVVSDIMMPEMDGLELCSTIKNDIRYSHIPIILLTAKASEEHQLEGLSVGADDYITKPFNMEVLKLRINKIIEMNVKRQEIFNQDIKIEPSRITITPLDQQLVEKAIQIVEDNISETEFSVEELASSLNISRSYFYKKMIKITGKKPIEFIRTIRMKRAQQLLTESQMQVSEIAYTLGYNSPKIFSKHFKEEFNISPSEFIRQQAE, from the coding sequence ATGAAACAACTGCTCCTATTCCTTATATGCAACCTGGCCTTCCTCCTTACTGTTCAAGGTAACTCAGCGGAAATCCCGCCGGCTGTCATGTTCAAGCAGCTCTCTACAACAGAAGGACTCTCCAACAACAGTGTCCGAAGCATCTACAGAGACAATAGGGGATTCCTCTGGGTGGGGACAGAATCAGGACTCAACAAATACGACGGCTACTCCTTCCAGCAGTATTACCAGAACAACTCCGACCTGCCGGACGATGCCATCAGCGAAATTTTCGAAGGACCGGACGACAATGTATGGATAAGGACTTCCAGCGGCTACAGTATCTATAATTATAAGACCGGTAAATTCGACAATGACTATAAACCCATACTCGATGGGCTGCAAATCCCCAGTAAAAACATTCTGAGGATGGGAAAAACATCCAAGAATGAGTTTTGGGCCTACGACTATTCCAAACTTTACATACGAAGCATGGACAACAGCTCCATCAAAGCCTATCCACTGGCAGTTGAAAAGATTTCAAACCTCTATATAGGTGTCCAGTTCATTTATATAATGTACTCCAACGGTACCCTATACAGTATCAGCAAGCAGACTTCCGAAGTCAAGGAAATAGCCATTCCCACCATCTATAGACCTTTGCTGGAGAATCATGAGCCACACATTTACATAGACCAAAACGAAAGCCTATGGGTATACACCTTCCAAAACAGCCTACTTTTGCACAAGAACAGTTTTACACAGCAATGGGAGGACATCAGCCTGAACAATAACACTCACATACAGTACAATCGCGTGCAACGCATCCTCGACCTGGGAGACGGCAACGTATGGATACTTACCAGCCATATGGGGCTGTTCGTTTACAACACCCTGACCAAATCGCTTACCAACTTGGTGCACAATCCATTGAAACCGCACACCATTGCCAGCAACAATCTGAATACCATTTACCGGGACAAAGACGGAACCATATACATAGGGAATTTCAAACACGGTATTTCCTATTATAGCCCCATGTCCCAAATCATACTATGCAACAAATCCCTGGAATATGATGATATCCTGACCTTCTGCGAAGACACCAGCCAGGAATACATTTACTACGGAACAGACGGTACGGGACTAATCCGACGTTCACTAGTGACCGATTCATACGAAAAGATAGCAACTCCCGCCAATATTGTAGTCGACTTATCCATCGACTCCAAAAACCGCCTATGGATAGGCACCTTCCAGAAAGGACTGCTATGCTACTCGAAAGGGCAAATCAAACAATACACAGTAAGTAACAGCCAGCTTCTCGAGAACAATGTGTATACAGTAAAGGTAGACAAACACGGATACATCTGGATAGGTACCATGAAAGGATACATACAGAGGTTAAATCCGGAAACCGGGCAGTTTGACACCATCTTGTACCGTCCGGGAGAATTCTTTGTCCGAGATATGTACTATGATAAAGACAGTACCCTTTACGTAGCGACCAAAGGAGGACTCATTATCATCGATACGGAAACCCAAGCCTATAATATCTACGCCGAAGCCGGCCGCTTCAAGGAGAACAATATGCTCACTGTCTATAAGGACAGCCGGGACCTTCTTTGGATAGGACATCCACACGGACTGAGTATATGGAACCAGAAGAACGACTCCATCTACTTCCTTGACCAGAAAAACGGACTTGCCGCCAACCTCGTCAGAGCCGTCACGGAAGACAACAACAACCAGATGTGGATTGGTACCGGCAACGGCATCTCACGAATCAAAATAACAAACGGTACATACGCCATCGTGAACTACTCCGTAAGCGACGGACTGATATGCAACGATACCAATGTCCACGCCATCCTCAAGCTACAGAACGGCAATATACTGATAGGCACGCCACAAGGTTACCAGACTATCATTCCACAAGACATCCTGACCACAAGTTATGATGCCAATATTTACCTTACCGGTATTGAGCTCAAATCCGGAATGACCCATCCGGACATCCTGAACGGCAGCTCACTTGAATGTGCACAACATCTTTCCTTCACTGAAAAGGAAAATTCATTCACTCTGTCCTTCTCTGCCCTCGACCTGGTGGAAACGGATAAGATAAAATATGCCTATAAGATTCATTCCAACTGGATTTATGCTGAAAACAACAAAGTAAACCTATCCATGCTGACTGCCGGAAACTATACTTTATCCGTCAAGGCATGCAACTCACAAGGCATATGGAGCCCCAACGTCAAGGAACTGAAAATAAAGATACTCCCTCCTTGGTGGCGCACTTGGTGGGCTTATACCATATATAGCGGTATCGTTTTGTGCATCCTTCTGTCCATTATCCGCAATCTGCGCTTACGCCAAAAGCAGAAACAAATCATGCAGGCCATCGAGGTGGAAAATGAAAGGCAGCAGAAAATCAACAATATGAAACTGCAGTTCTTTGCCAACATAAGTCACGAACTGCGGACCCCCTTGTCACTTATCATCAATCCGCTTGAAGAGTTTTTCGTAGACCATCCCGAATATCGTAAAGGCATTCTGGATATGGTCAAACAAAATGCCGACTATCTGCTGGAACTGATTAACCAACTGCTGGATTTCAGAAAGCTGGATGCCAAGGCTGAAACCCTGAAATGCAAACATGACAACATCCTTATCATTCTGAGTGAAATATTCCACTCTTTCGATCCGATAGCACAGAAACGGAACATCAGCTATAGCCTTACCGCTCCACAACATTCTGTATTCATGGATTTCGACTATGACAAGATACGCAAGATATGCACAAATATCCTGTCAAATGCATTCAAGTTCACTCCCAATAAAGGAAGCATCTCACTGGATATTGCCGTAAGAGGCACAAATCTGGAACTGACCTTTACCGACACCGGTTGCGGCATAGAGGATGAAGCCAAGGAGAAAATATTCCAAAGATTCTATCAGTCGGGCAAAAACCAGTCGAACAACGGAGGCAGCGGCATTGGACTGCACATTGTTTCCGAATACGTAAAGATGCATCAGGGTACTGTCTGTGTCAGGGATAACCAGCCTTGTGGTTCTGTATTCCTGATTGCCCTACCCCTACACCAGAACAGTAATGAAACCAAAAACGGAGAACCGGTCGAAGGACCGGAAATAAAAGAAGAATCCCATCCATTCACCATACTACTCGTAGATGACAACTACGACTTCTTGAAATTTCTCTCTGAAAGTCTTGCCAGGCAGTATCATGTATTAAAAGCCACAAACGGAAAACATGCACTGAATGTACTGGAAAAGGAAGATATTGATTTAGTGGTCAGTGACATCATGATGCCCGAGATGGATGGTCTGGAACTATGTTCAACCATCAAGAATGACATACGCTACTCCCATATCCCCATTATCCTCCTGACAGCTAAGGCAAGTGAAGAACACCAATTGGAAGGGCTTAGCGTTGGCGCAGACGACTATATCACCAAGCCTTTCAATATGGAAGTCCTCAAGCTGCGCATCAACAAGATTATCGAGATGAACGTCAAACGTCAGGAAATATTCAATCAGGACATTAAAATCGAGCCAAGCCGTATCACCATCACTCCCCTTGACCAGCAGCTGGTGGAAAAAGCCATCCAGATTGTAGAGGACAATATCAGCGAAACCGAGTTTTCCGTCGAGGAGCTTGCCAGCAGCCTGAATATATCACGCAGCTATTTCTACAAGAAAATGATTAAGATAACGGGAAAGAAACCCATCGAATTCATCAGGACCATCCGTATGAAACGTGCACAACAACTCTTGACAGAAAGCCAGATGCAAGTTTCGGAAATTGCATATACCTTGGGGTATAACTCCCCCAAGATATTCTCCAAACATTTTAAAGAAGAGTTCAACATCAGCCCATCCGAATTTATAAGGCAGCAGGCTGAATAG
- a CDS encoding glycoside hydrolase family 9 protein, giving the protein MNITTCLFTVLGGMATLGHPSETVRLNQLGYYPQQEKVAVVNAGEVREFTIVDAATGNRLLSGKPGYTASSAWSDRSRTILDFSDITVPGRYLLLVNGDSVAFEVKEKVLSPLADAALKSFYYQRTGMPIEATYAGRWSRPAGHPDDKVLVHPNAAGPERKAGAVISSPGGWYDAGDYNKYIVNSAYSIGLMQAIYARFPDYFIRQRVNIPESGNHTPDLLDEMYYNLKWMLTMQDPADGGVYHKLTTPSFEGFIKPTECKQPRYVVQKSVTAALDYAAALAQASVLFAPYEEDYPGFSEVALQAAERAYAWAEAHPQALYHQDLLNKQYQPAVVTGAYGDRSADDEFFWAASELYLATGKPVYREQVKKHLPTAYKTPSWGNTTALGVFAWLQPGREYQGEDVELANAMKDLLLDYAAEAVRGADRSPFHAPYGNDAKDFFWGCLAEGCANQATSLVCAYLLTGEKSYLTNAYRNMDYILGKNATGYCYVTGFGMKSPLYPHHRLSASDDIEAPLPGFLVGGPNPGQQDGVPYPSNLPDESYADVEGSYASNEIAINWSAALVALVSSLDALMSK; this is encoded by the coding sequence ATGAATATAACTACATGTCTGTTTACAGTTCTGGGAGGAATGGCCACTTTAGGGCATCCTTCAGAAACTGTACGTTTGAATCAGTTAGGGTATTATCCCCAGCAGGAAAAAGTAGCTGTGGTGAATGCCGGTGAGGTACGTGAATTTACCATAGTAGATGCAGCCACGGGCAATCGGCTACTTTCCGGCAAACCCGGATATACCGCTTCATCCGCTTGGTCGGATAGGAGCAGGACAATATTGGATTTCAGTGACATCACGGTACCGGGAAGATATCTTCTGTTGGTTAACGGCGATTCAGTGGCATTCGAAGTAAAGGAAAAGGTGCTGTCCCCTTTGGCCGATGCCGCTTTGAAATCTTTCTATTACCAACGTACGGGTATGCCCATCGAAGCGACTTATGCGGGTCGGTGGAGCCGTCCGGCAGGCCATCCAGATGACAAGGTGCTGGTACATCCCAATGCTGCCGGGCCGGAACGTAAGGCGGGAGCGGTGATTTCTTCTCCGGGAGGATGGTATGATGCCGGAGATTATAACAAGTACATTGTGAACTCCGCTTATTCCATCGGATTGATGCAGGCGATTTATGCCCGCTTTCCTGACTATTTTATCCGTCAACGGGTGAACATCCCGGAAAGCGGAAACCACACGCCCGATTTGCTGGACGAGATGTACTATAACCTGAAATGGATGCTGACCATGCAAGACCCTGCCGACGGAGGAGTCTACCACAAGCTGACTACCCCTTCGTTCGAGGGATTTATCAAGCCTACGGAGTGTAAGCAGCCCCGTTATGTAGTTCAGAAATCAGTAACGGCGGCATTGGACTATGCTGCGGCTTTAGCGCAAGCTTCCGTGTTGTTTGCTCCTTACGAAGAGGATTATCCTGGCTTTTCGGAAGTGGCTTTGCAGGCTGCCGAACGTGCTTACGCCTGGGCAGAAGCGCATCCGCAAGCGCTCTATCATCAGGACCTCCTCAACAAGCAATATCAACCTGCCGTGGTTACGGGAGCTTACGGTGATCGTAGTGCCGATGACGAATTCTTCTGGGCGGCTTCCGAGCTCTATCTTGCTACGGGAAAGCCCGTTTACCGGGAACAAGTGAAGAAGCATCTGCCCACTGCATATAAGACTCCTTCTTGGGGCAATACCACTGCGTTGGGCGTGTTTGCCTGGCTGCAACCGGGCAGGGAATATCAGGGTGAAGACGTGGAGTTGGCAAATGCCATGAAAGACCTGCTACTGGACTATGCTGCCGAGGCTGTGCGGGGTGCTGACCGCTCTCCTTTCCACGCTCCTTACGGCAACGATGCCAAAGATTTCTTTTGGGGATGCCTTGCCGAAGGGTGTGCTAACCAAGCCACTTCACTGGTTTGCGCCTATTTGCTTACGGGTGAGAAGTCGTACCTGACGAACGCCTACCGCAATATGGACTACATTTTAGGAAAGAATGCCACGGGATATTGTTATGTCACCGGTTTCGGGATGAAAAGTCCTCTGTATCCGCACCATCGTCTTTCTGCATCGGATGATATAGAGGCACCTCTTCCCGGTTTCCTTGTTGGCGGTCCCAATCCTGGCCAACAAGACGGTGTACCCTATCCTTCCAATCTGCCGGATGAGTCTTATGCAGATGTGGAAGGTTCGTATGCTTCCAATGAAATAGCCATTAATTGGAGTGCTGCTTTGGTGGCGTTGGTGTCTTCGTTGGATGCTTTGATGTCAAAATAA
- a CDS encoding glycoside hydrolase yields MKNLRIFQFGIVVLLCGILSLPLSAQTEVMAWSNITGVRVDGELIDFESSLRVGTLKGDMEITGKEKQVRPVFHREGNMQEVTATLRGVKFHQKVTDKGKGLVEISIDALSDTTLNQAAYYCIALSPENYIDAKVRVSGRKLTVTSANRKLEFKFNKSVKATVEKESTGTVVYISLMPILKKAGRTALSMELHASGVIDHSDAEITLDMQNPGSLFAGFGGNFRLQNPAADPKVIDYCLENLRVAYGRVEFPWRLWQPEEESDPIAVAQNGGLNKRVEESLLMAKRLKAMGMPVILSCWFPPAWAIDGGPASYARQGGVIAYRLDNRKKEKIYKSMADYLLYAKRYYGIEFSMFSFNESDLGIDVLHTPQEHADFIKEFGAYLAGLNLPTRMLLGDNSDATTFDFILPALNNPETHKYIGAVSFHSWRGCDDVTLRKWAGAAKEINVLLLVGEGSTDAAAHGYAEIFNESTFALYEINLYTRICAICQPLSILQWQLTSDYSLLWGDGIYGSKGPLRPTQRFWNIKQLASTPADALAIPVSSSKKNVNCAAFGNMVRGEYAVHMVNNGADCEAVISGIPAEVKELKVYVTNTKDCMKETAVKVENGLVRVHLPAISFITLLSDK; encoded by the coding sequence ATGAAGAATTTACGAATTTTCCAGTTTGGAATAGTTGTATTGCTGTGTGGTATATTATCTCTGCCGCTTTCTGCCCAGACGGAAGTGATGGCATGGAGCAATATCACGGGTGTCCGCGTAGACGGTGAATTGATAGACTTTGAGTCATCCCTGCGTGTCGGAACCTTGAAAGGAGATATGGAGATTACCGGAAAGGAGAAGCAGGTCCGTCCCGTTTTCCATCGTGAGGGGAATATGCAGGAAGTGACGGCTACTCTGCGAGGTGTAAAGTTCCATCAGAAAGTGACCGATAAGGGAAAAGGCTTGGTGGAGATTTCTATTGATGCGCTGTCGGACACTACTTTGAACCAGGCAGCCTATTACTGTATTGCTTTAAGTCCGGAAAACTACATTGATGCCAAAGTAAGGGTAAGTGGCAGGAAGCTGACCGTTACTTCGGCCAATAGGAAGTTGGAATTCAAGTTCAATAAGTCTGTAAAGGCCACGGTTGAAAAAGAGTCTACCGGTACTGTTGTGTATATCTCGCTAATGCCGATTCTGAAAAAGGCTGGGAGAACAGCATTGTCTATGGAACTGCATGCTTCCGGAGTGATAGATCACAGTGACGCGGAAATTACATTGGATATGCAGAATCCGGGAAGTTTGTTTGCAGGCTTTGGAGGGAATTTCCGCCTGCAGAATCCTGCTGCCGACCCTAAAGTGATAGATTACTGTCTGGAAAACTTGCGCGTAGCTTATGGCCGTGTGGAATTTCCGTGGAGATTGTGGCAACCCGAAGAAGAATCCGATCCTATTGCCGTGGCACAGAATGGGGGACTGAACAAGCGGGTGGAGGAAAGTCTCCTCATGGCAAAGCGCTTGAAGGCGATGGGAATGCCGGTAATACTAAGCTGTTGGTTTCCGCCTGCATGGGCCATTGACGGAGGTCCTGCAAGTTATGCCCGTCAAGGTGGTGTCATTGCTTATCGTCTGGATAACCGGAAAAAGGAGAAGATTTATAAATCCATGGCAGATTATCTGTTGTATGCCAAACGGTATTATGGTATTGAGTTCTCCATGTTCTCGTTCAATGAATCGGATTTGGGTATTGATGTCCTCCACACTCCGCAGGAGCATGCAGATTTCATTAAGGAGTTCGGTGCTTATCTGGCAGGGTTGAATCTTCCTACCCGCATGCTGCTTGGCGACAATTCGGATGCCACTACTTTCGATTTTATCCTTCCTGCTTTGAACAATCCTGAGACTCATAAGTATATTGGTGCAGTTTCTTTCCATTCATGGCGTGGTTGTGATGATGTTACGTTAAGGAAGTGGGCGGGTGCTGCCAAAGAGATTAATGTACTACTCTTGGTTGGTGAGGGTAGTACGGATGCCGCTGCTCATGGTTATGCCGAGATATTCAATGAGTCGACGTTTGCACTTTATGAAATCAATCTGTATACACGTATTTGTGCGATTTGCCAACCATTGTCCATCTTGCAGTGGCAGCTCACTTCAGACTATTCGTTGTTGTGGGGAGACGGCATTTATGGCTCCAAAGGTCCTTTGCGTCCTACACAACGTTTCTGGAACATTAAGCAGCTGGCCTCCACTCCGGCCGATGCCTTGGCTATTCCAGTCAGTAGCAGCAAGAAAAATGTAAACTGTGCGGCTTTCGGAAATATGGTGCGCGGAGAATATGCCGTCCATATGGTCAATAATGGGGCGGATTGCGAGGCTGTCATCTCCGGTATCCCTGCAGAAGTGAAGGAACTGAAAGTCTATGTGACCAATACAAAGGACTGCATGAAGGAAACTGCAGTGAAGGTGGAGAATGGACTGGTACGGGTACACTTGCCGGCTATCAGTTTCATTACCTTATTGTCGGATAAATAA
- a CDS encoding AGE family epimerase/isomerase encodes MKRMFSVFLLITVWLLVTPFLQAQSHVDKVLKDEITSDLKENILSFWERYSVDSSGGFYGSLGRDGAPIADAPKGGVLNARILWTFSTAYRMYGDTAYRKLADRAQRYFIDHFIDSQYGGVYWLIKADGTPLDTNKQTYGCSYAIYGLSEHFRATGNNESLQKAIELYRIMESKVKDPVNDGYIESFTREWGTPQKLGYDGDGIAAKTMNTHIHVLEAYTALYKVWKDNSLCKRLAKVIDLITTRLYNPQTHHLISYCDLNWNNLDDIDSYGHDIETSWLLTEAAEALGDPEVIGRCRKVALELADASLKEGINPMGAMMYERHKDKIRKDASWWCQAETVVGCINAWQLTGEQSYLDSAVRTWNFIKSRMIDKEYGEWFRTVLEDGTPRYKEPKASMWNCPYHNSRMGFEIDTRLK; translated from the coding sequence ATGAAACGTATGTTTTCCGTTTTTTTGCTGATTACAGTATGGTTGCTGGTTACACCTTTCCTGCAAGCACAGTCACACGTAGACAAGGTTTTAAAAGATGAAATAACCTCGGACTTGAAAGAGAATATCCTCTCTTTTTGGGAAAGATACAGCGTAGATTCTTCCGGAGGCTTTTATGGTTCATTGGGACGTGACGGTGCCCCGATAGCGGATGCTCCCAAAGGTGGTGTACTGAATGCCCGCATCCTTTGGACTTTTTCAACCGCCTACCGGATGTATGGCGATACTGCCTACCGTAAATTGGCTGACAGGGCGCAACGGTATTTCATAGATCACTTCATTGATTCGCAGTATGGAGGCGTATATTGGCTGATAAAAGCGGACGGTACCCCATTGGATACGAACAAGCAGACTTACGGCTGCTCTTATGCTATCTATGGGTTGTCCGAACATTTCAGGGCAACGGGCAACAATGAAAGCCTGCAAAAAGCCATAGAGCTTTATCGGATAATGGAGAGCAAAGTCAAAGATCCCGTAAATGATGGCTATATAGAATCCTTTACCCGCGAATGGGGAACTCCCCAAAAGCTGGGGTATGATGGAGATGGCATTGCTGCCAAAACAATGAATACACATATCCATGTATTAGAGGCATACACGGCTTTATATAAAGTATGGAAGGATAACAGCCTTTGCAAGCGCCTTGCAAAAGTAATAGACTTAATAACAACCAGGCTGTACAACCCACAAACACATCACTTGATATCATACTGTGATTTAAATTGGAATAATCTGGATGACATCGACTCTTACGGGCATGATATCGAAACTTCTTGGCTGCTGACGGAAGCTGCAGAGGCTCTGGGTGACCCGGAGGTTATCGGGAGGTGCAGGAAGGTAGCATTGGAACTTGCAGATGCTTCCTTGAAGGAGGGCATCAACCCGATGGGAGCTATGATGTATGAACGACATAAGGACAAAATCAGGAAGGACGCTTCCTGGTGGTGCCAAGCGGAAACTGTGGTCGGCTGTATCAATGCCTGGCAACTGACTGGTGAACAATCTTATCTGGACAGTGCCGTCCGCACCTGGAACTTCATCAAATCACGGATGATAGACAAGGAGTATGGTGAATGGTTCAGAACGGTGCTGGAAGATGGAACTCCCCGCTACAAGGAGCCTAAAGCAAGTATGTGGAATTGTCCTTATCATAACAGCCGTATGGGGTTTGAGATTGATACCAGACTGAAATGA